In Exiguobacterium sp. BMC-KP, one DNA window encodes the following:
- a CDS encoding DUF624 domain-containing protein, with protein sequence MNLKHEQNKLFQLLEFTTGLVQLNFIFFITLLPVITIFPSLYALTAVTRQWSVHKDYSVFRSYIHFFKEALQYHLKFGILWTFILLFLLIDFLIIRHLETGQTLLFTGLSIVSLSFLAISVFLFPILSHYELNKKDALKLALFSLVRYGYVLLLSFLLLTTLSVLAYQSPLYLLFGFSFVIFLTTKLYLHQLDRTMLKS encoded by the coding sequence ATGAACTTAAAGCATGAACAAAACAAGCTATTTCAACTTCTTGAATTTACTACCGGACTCGTACAATTGAACTTCATTTTCTTCATCACCCTTTTACCAGTCATCACGATCTTTCCATCTCTGTATGCACTAACTGCCGTCACGAGACAATGGTCAGTGCATAAAGATTACAGTGTTTTTCGATCCTACATTCATTTTTTTAAAGAAGCGTTGCAGTATCATTTAAAGTTCGGCATTTTGTGGACCTTCATCTTACTGTTCTTACTGATTGATTTTTTAATCATTCGTCACCTCGAAACGGGACAGACTCTTTTATTTACAGGTCTCTCAATTGTCAGCTTGTCCTTTTTAGCTATTTCCGTTTTCTTATTTCCGATTCTCTCGCATTATGAGCTGAATAAAAAGGATGCGCTTAAGTTAGCCCTTTTTAGTTTAGTACGTTATGGGTATGTTTTATTGCTTTCGTTTCTTTTACTCACGACATTGAGTGTATTGGCATATCAATCACCTCTCTATTTATTGTTCGGCTTCTCGTTCGTTATATTTCTTACAACTAAACTATATTTACATCAGCTGGATCGCACAATGCTTAAATCATAA
- a CDS encoding GntR family transcriptional regulator: MAQRTKYSIVKNHILDWIKDGTVHPGEKIPPESELVQSFQVSRHTIRQAVGELVNEGYLYREQGSGTYCSHVLPKPEAEVIERSNNGKNIGVITTYMSDYIFPSIIRGIESHLASKGYTLTLSCTDNDVEKERQCLEMMLDRQVDGLIVEPTKSSNHNPNIKYYLELEQQNIPYLMINQYYSQLMPPHLMMDDERGGFLAAEHLINLGHERIMGLFKTDDLQGVYRMRGFLRAFREYNIPLESELIITYTTEELVPSFYDSIGRLFESEDHRPSAAVCYNDQLALSVLDQLRKLRLSVPQDISLVGYDDSVLAVATEVKLTSIIHPKQELGRAAAERIIAAVEKKEAPSSHIYEPELIIRNSTAPFNRLESKSG; the protein is encoded by the coding sequence ATGGCACAACGGACAAAATATAGCATCGTGAAGAATCATATACTTGATTGGATTAAGGATGGCACAGTACATCCTGGTGAAAAAATTCCTCCTGAAAGTGAACTTGTACAATCTTTCCAAGTTAGTCGGCACACGATTCGCCAAGCAGTTGGAGAGCTTGTGAATGAAGGCTATTTGTACCGCGAACAAGGTTCAGGAACTTACTGCTCCCACGTACTTCCTAAACCAGAAGCTGAGGTAATCGAGCGCTCTAATAACGGCAAGAATATCGGTGTGATTACAACCTATATGTCTGATTACATCTTTCCATCCATCATTCGAGGAATCGAATCTCATTTAGCTTCGAAAGGATATACTCTGACACTTTCGTGTACAGACAATGATGTAGAGAAAGAACGTCAATGCCTCGAAATGATGTTAGATCGTCAAGTTGATGGATTAATTGTTGAACCAACCAAAAGTAGTAACCATAATCCGAACATCAAATATTATCTAGAACTTGAGCAACAAAACATCCCCTACTTGATGATTAACCAGTATTACTCCCAATTGATGCCTCCTCATCTCATGATGGATGACGAAAGAGGTGGATTTTTAGCAGCAGAACATTTAATCAATCTTGGTCATGAACGTATCATGGGCTTATTTAAAACGGATGATTTACAGGGAGTTTATCGAATGCGCGGATTCCTCCGTGCGTTTCGTGAGTACAATATTCCTTTAGAGTCAGAATTGATCATCACTTATACCACGGAAGAGTTAGTTCCAAGTTTCTATGATTCGATTGGACGCCTCTTCGAGAGTGAGGATCATCGTCCAAGTGCTGCGGTTTGCTACAATGATCAACTAGCCTTAAGTGTCTTGGATCAGTTAAGGAAGCTACGTCTATCTGTCCCGCAAGATATCTCCCTTGTAGGTTATGATGATTCCGTCCTTGCAGTGGCCACAGAAGTGAAGTTGACTTCGATCATCCATCCGAAACAAGAACTTGGACGTGCTGCAGCAGAACGGATCATCGCAGCAGTGGAGAAAAAAGAAGCCCCTTCCTCTCACATTTATGAACCGGAACTAATTATTCGTAACTCAACAGCACCATTTAATCGTCTCGAATCTAAATCTGGTTAA
- a CDS encoding ABC transporter substrate-binding protein, which produces MNLKTKKMFALTMTALMTTSIALAGCSGDGKSADGKVELTFMFRGNPEELKAYKATVKRFEEANKDVKVTMVQTAPDQYDTKLKSAIAGRKVPDVFFYNPAQVKAYVNSGVLLDITKNVEGSKDIQLEDIWKKGVDKYRYDGKVLGKGAIYGLPKDLGPFALGYNKTMFEKAKVSLPDKDKPYTWDEFIQVAKKLTKDTNGDGKLDQYGTGFNVNWALQPFVWSNGADWINEEGTKVTIDDPKFIEALQFFVDQQLKHKVTPSIGESQTLDTYQRWMKGQLAFFPVGPWDMAAFKDQLKFEYDLLPWPAGSTGKAAGWVGSLGIGVGSTTQHKKEATELAMYLSANQEGQQALVDAQVQLPNSMKIAKNWVEDTSIKPANKQEFLDLINDYGRGMPAEKTYTAEWYDEFFKNIQPVLDGKTSVEDYVEKEQPKMQKLLDDAIAQEKQAN; this is translated from the coding sequence ATGAACCTTAAAACAAAGAAGATGTTTGCGCTTACAATGACTGCCTTGATGACGACATCAATAGCATTAGCTGGTTGTTCAGGAGATGGTAAAAGTGCGGATGGAAAAGTCGAACTCACATTCATGTTTCGCGGGAATCCTGAAGAGCTAAAAGCGTACAAAGCAACAGTGAAACGATTTGAAGAAGCCAATAAAGACGTGAAAGTGACAATGGTACAAACAGCTCCGGACCAATATGATACAAAATTAAAATCTGCTATCGCAGGACGTAAAGTACCCGATGTCTTTTTCTACAATCCGGCTCAAGTCAAAGCTTACGTGAACTCGGGTGTACTACTAGATATCACAAAGAACGTCGAAGGATCGAAGGACATCCAGTTAGAGGATATCTGGAAAAAAGGTGTTGATAAATACCGGTATGATGGAAAGGTGCTTGGCAAAGGCGCTATTTACGGTCTTCCAAAAGATTTAGGACCATTTGCGCTCGGCTATAATAAGACGATGTTCGAAAAAGCAAAGGTATCACTTCCGGATAAAGACAAACCATACACGTGGGATGAGTTTATTCAGGTAGCTAAGAAGTTAACGAAGGATACGAACGGTGATGGGAAATTGGATCAGTATGGCACTGGATTTAACGTGAACTGGGCATTGCAACCATTCGTCTGGAGTAATGGGGCAGACTGGATCAATGAAGAGGGAACGAAGGTAACGATTGACGATCCAAAATTCATCGAAGCCCTACAATTTTTTGTGGACCAGCAGTTAAAACATAAAGTAACTCCATCTATTGGAGAGTCACAAACACTCGATACGTATCAACGGTGGATGAAAGGGCAACTGGCGTTCTTCCCAGTCGGTCCTTGGGATATGGCAGCTTTCAAAGATCAATTAAAGTTCGAATATGACCTTCTTCCATGGCCAGCAGGATCAACAGGGAAAGCAGCTGGTTGGGTTGGATCACTCGGAATCGGTGTAGGGTCAACGACGCAACATAAAAAAGAAGCGACAGAACTAGCCATGTACTTATCTGCCAATCAAGAAGGACAACAGGCTTTGGTAGATGCACAAGTACAATTACCGAACAGCATGAAAATCGCTAAAAATTGGGTAGAAGACACATCCATTAAACCTGCTAATAAACAGGAGTTCCTTGATTTGATCAATGATTACGGACGCGGTATGCCAGCAGAAAAAACATACACTGCTGAATGGTATGACGAGTTCTTCAAAAACATCCAGCCTGTCCTCGATGGAAAAACATCAGTGGAAGACTATGTGGAAAAAGAGCAACCAAAAATGCAAAAGTTGCTAGATGATGCCATCGCTCAAGAGAAACAGGCGAACTAA
- a CDS encoding carbohydrate ABC transporter permease has protein sequence MKTKPISKLYRTEQRYAYLFVAAPIIGFFLFALIPLMYSFYGAFTNWNGLGQMKFIGLENFINVFQDEYFYKAMYNTLFMMIGIPIGIVLALLLALALNRGIFGTNTFRVIYYIPVISSIAAVSILWQWAYNGDYGLVNQFLDLIGIDGPNWLQNANTVKPALIVMAIWKGLGYTMLLYLAALQSVPRSYYEAAKLDGANAWHCFWYITLPMVKPVTFFIIVTNIIGGAQIFTEINVMTPTGGPEYSSASAVFYIWQKSFGNFQLGYASAMALVLGLFIFIVTLFQFRMNEKSSFDLD, from the coding sequence ATGAAGACAAAACCGATTTCCAAGTTATATCGTACGGAGCAACGGTATGCTTACCTATTCGTTGCGGCTCCGATAATTGGGTTCTTTCTGTTTGCTTTAATTCCGTTAATGTATTCCTTCTATGGTGCATTCACGAACTGGAACGGACTTGGACAAATGAAGTTTATTGGTCTTGAAAATTTCATTAACGTGTTCCAAGACGAGTATTTCTATAAAGCCATGTACAACACGCTGTTCATGATGATTGGGATTCCCATTGGTATCGTATTAGCGTTATTACTTGCCCTCGCTTTGAATCGAGGGATTTTTGGTACAAATACGTTCCGGGTTATCTATTACATTCCCGTCATTTCTTCCATCGCCGCTGTCTCGATTTTGTGGCAGTGGGCATATAACGGTGATTATGGTTTGGTGAATCAGTTCTTAGACTTAATCGGTATCGATGGTCCAAACTGGCTCCAAAATGCTAATACCGTTAAACCGGCGTTGATCGTCATGGCAATTTGGAAAGGTCTTGGCTATACGATGCTCTTGTATTTGGCAGCCTTGCAGAGTGTACCGCGTTCCTATTATGAAGCGGCGAAATTAGATGGTGCGAATGCCTGGCACTGTTTTTGGTATATTACACTCCCGATGGTTAAACCTGTCACCTTCTTCATCATCGTGACGAATATTATTGGTGGTGCGCAAATCTTTACGGAAATCAACGTCATGACACCGACAGGAGGACCGGAGTATTCATCTGCTTCTGCCGTCTTCTACATTTGGCAAAAATCCTTTGGAAACTTCCAGCTCGGTTATGCTTCAGCAATGGCGCTCGTTCTCGGTCTTTTCATTTTCATCGTTACCTTGTTCCAATTCCGTATGAACGAAAAATCATCATTTGACTTGGATTGA
- a CDS encoding carbohydrate ABC transporter permease, producing the protein MSVKKKDRITDIFVFIFLTMGAIVMIAPLLWMVSTSLKSKDEVFSLPPVWIPTDISFNKYFEIWNMGPLLSGISNSLIVALSVTIVGTFTSSLAAFAFAKLNFRGKNKIFLLLFASVMIPYPVLMIPQFMMFSEIGWVDTLLPLIVPGLFGNIFMIFFLRQFLNSIPNSIIEAAKIDGCSYFQIFYKIVFPLIKPAVAAQLILWFMAIWNDYLGPILYLNSPEKQTLQLVIANFNASYAIQSDYPLIMAASVVALLPMLVVFMIFQKQIIESIAISGVKG; encoded by the coding sequence ATGTCCGTGAAGAAAAAAGATCGGATTACTGATATCTTCGTCTTTATCTTTCTGACGATGGGTGCAATCGTCATGATCGCACCCTTATTATGGATGGTGTCAACCTCTCTGAAATCGAAAGATGAAGTGTTTTCACTTCCGCCCGTGTGGATTCCTACCGACATATCGTTCAATAAGTATTTTGAGATTTGGAATATGGGTCCGCTCTTGTCTGGTATATCAAACAGTCTGATTGTCGCCCTATCTGTCACGATCGTTGGAACATTCACCTCGAGTCTCGCGGCATTTGCGTTCGCTAAGTTGAATTTTAGGGGGAAGAATAAAATCTTCCTTCTCTTGTTTGCGTCTGTCATGATTCCGTACCCTGTCCTGATGATTCCACAGTTTATGATGTTCTCAGAAATCGGATGGGTCGATACACTTCTTCCGTTGATCGTACCTGGTTTATTCGGAAATATTTTCATGATTTTCTTCTTACGTCAGTTCTTGAACAGTATTCCGAATTCTATCATCGAAGCTGCAAAAATTGACGGGTGTTCTTATTTTCAAATCTTTTATAAAATCGTCTTCCCGTTGATCAAGCCCGCTGTAGCCGCACAATTAATTCTATGGTTCATGGCTATCTGGAACGATTATCTCGGTCCAATTCTTTATCTCAACTCTCCCGAGAAACAAACCTTACAATTGGTCATCGCCAATTTTAATGCATCCTATGCCATCCAAAGTGATTATCCGTTAATCATGGCGGCGTCTGTTGTCGCATTATTACCGATGTTAGTCGTCTTCATGATTTTTCAGAAGCAAATCATCGAATCGATTGCCATTTCTGGTGTTAAAGGGTGA
- a CDS encoding arabinan endo-1,5-alpha-L-arabinosidase gives MKNMVMGMVVLFIVGCAYFWWSTNASLQDLDLPKAPFDKKVMDVQPDVLNQEKKWTTNFTHDGAIIKEGDTYYVFSTDYMVGGAPTPGIQVRKSKDLINWQFTGRVFDEVSQEAFNWTGGNTFWAPSITKIKDTFYLYYSVSKVGSRTSYIGMASASNVEGPWRDQGVVIASKEGDGKTVNAIDPHVLQDKTGKWWMTYGSYFGGIFLTEINPNTGKLMKKSSEGKLLAKRKDMTMGIEGPEILYNAKTGYYYLMVSYGWLEDSYNVRIGRSKSLDGPYVDSRGRDLRDTSDESFDTGLKIVGSYRFGGDDGYVGTGHSAFLQDGEDTFIIHQARPSEDIYWSQLQVRKVYWTKEGWPVVSPERYAGEKNISVQKDQIVGEWEIIIFPRFDDGQQQSRKLKLQKEGTLLDEEGSWQLKGDILSLRIGQERYELRVGAAWDWENWKSTIIMTGLSEDGTAVWTKKR, from the coding sequence ATGAAAAATATGGTGATGGGGATGGTTGTCTTGTTCATTGTAGGTTGCGCTTATTTTTGGTGGTCTACCAATGCATCGCTTCAGGATTTGGATTTACCGAAAGCGCCATTCGATAAGAAGGTAATGGATGTACAACCCGATGTTTTGAATCAAGAAAAGAAGTGGACAACAAACTTTACGCATGATGGGGCAATCATAAAGGAAGGTGATACCTACTATGTGTTCTCGACAGATTATATGGTAGGAGGTGCACCGACACCGGGCATCCAGGTTCGGAAATCAAAAGATCTCATTAATTGGCAATTCACAGGTCGTGTATTTGATGAAGTCTCTCAAGAAGCGTTCAATTGGACAGGAGGAAATACATTTTGGGCGCCCTCCATTACGAAAATCAAAGACACATTCTACCTCTACTATTCTGTCTCAAAAGTTGGGAGTCGTACTTCATACATTGGTATGGCGAGCGCTTCAAATGTTGAAGGACCATGGCGCGATCAAGGAGTCGTCATCGCGTCTAAAGAAGGGGATGGAAAAACGGTCAATGCGATTGACCCTCACGTGCTCCAAGACAAAACAGGAAAATGGTGGATGACGTATGGATCCTATTTTGGTGGTATCTTCTTGACGGAAATCAATCCGAATACGGGCAAATTGATGAAGAAGTCATCAGAAGGTAAGTTACTTGCTAAGCGAAAAGATATGACGATGGGAATAGAAGGTCCAGAAATTCTATACAACGCAAAAACAGGTTATTACTACTTGATGGTTTCATATGGTTGGTTAGAAGATTCATATAACGTAAGAATTGGGCGATCAAAATCGCTCGATGGACCCTATGTTGATTCTCGCGGGCGTGATTTACGGGATACTTCGGATGAATCATTTGATACTGGTTTAAAAATTGTTGGCTCCTACCGTTTTGGGGGAGACGACGGTTACGTGGGGACCGGTCATTCTGCATTTTTACAGGATGGAGAAGATACTTTTATTATCCATCAAGCTCGACCAAGCGAAGATATCTATTGGTCGCAATTGCAGGTCCGAAAAGTGTATTGGACAAAAGAGGGTTGGCCAGTGGTTTCGCCTGAACGATACGCAGGTGAAAAGAATATCAGTGTTCAAAAAGACCAGATCGTTGGAGAATGGGAAATCATTATTTTTCCACGATTTGATGATGGTCAGCAACAATCAAGAAAGCTGAAGTTGCAAAAAGAGGGCACTCTTCTTGATGAGGAAGGTTCGTGGCAATTAAAGGGGGACATCCTTAGTCTACGCATTGGGCAAGAGAGGTATGAGTTACGGGTCGGTGCGGCGTGGGATTGGGAAAATTGGAAATCCACGATCATCATGACAGGTCTTAGTGAGGACGGAACAGCAGTTTGGACAAAAAAACGTTAA
- the araB gene encoding ribulokinase: protein MSKYTIGIDYGTQSGRAVLIDVETGHEVATAVKPYTHGVIDQFLPDGKTRLEHDWALQHPRDYLEVLELTIPAVVKEAGITKEQVIGLGIDFTACTILPIDVDLNPLCFREEYQHNPHSYVKLWKHHAAQDEADALNRIASEREEPFLKRYGGKISSEWMIPKVWQILNEAPSIYEAAHEILEATDWVVSQLTGKVVRNSCTAGYKAIWHKQEGYPSKEFFKALDPRLENVVEEKLSNDIAPIGAKAGELTISFAERIGLLPGTAVAVGNVDAHVAVPAVGITEPGKLLMVMGTSTCHILLGEEEQVVPGMCGIVEDGVLPGLMGYEAGQSCVGDHFEWFIENCVPSDYLQEANIQGVSAHQLLTDKATMQRVGEHGLIALDWWNGNRSTLVDTNLTGVLLGATLLTKPEDIYRALIEATAYGTRTIVEAFRTSGVPVHEVYAAGGIAEKNALMMQIYADVLNMEIKISASSQTPALGSAMFGAVAAGAERGGYATITEAATKMGRVKEKTYLPIPENVEVYEALFAEYTKLYDYFGRGENDVMKRLKKIKAEASRQKGEPVW from the coding sequence ATGTCGAAATATACAATCGGAATTGATTATGGCACGCAATCAGGTAGAGCCGTCTTGATTGACGTCGAAACAGGTCATGAAGTGGCGACTGCAGTCAAACCATATACACATGGAGTAATAGATCAATTTTTGCCTGATGGAAAAACACGGCTTGAACATGACTGGGCACTCCAACATCCGCGTGATTATTTAGAGGTCCTGGAATTGACGATCCCCGCAGTTGTCAAAGAGGCAGGTATCACGAAGGAACAAGTCATTGGGCTTGGTATCGACTTTACAGCTTGTACGATTCTACCGATCGATGTCGATTTGAATCCGTTGTGCTTCCGTGAAGAGTATCAACATAATCCGCATAGCTATGTGAAGTTGTGGAAGCATCATGCAGCTCAAGATGAGGCAGACGCTTTGAACCGTATTGCGAGTGAACGAGAAGAACCATTCCTAAAGCGCTACGGCGGGAAAATTTCATCTGAATGGATGATCCCGAAAGTCTGGCAAATCCTAAACGAGGCACCCTCCATTTACGAGGCTGCTCACGAAATTTTAGAGGCGACGGATTGGGTCGTTTCTCAGCTAACTGGAAAAGTGGTACGAAATAGTTGCACGGCTGGCTATAAAGCGATCTGGCACAAACAGGAAGGCTATCCTTCTAAAGAGTTTTTCAAAGCGTTAGATCCACGACTCGAGAACGTAGTCGAAGAGAAGCTTTCCAATGACATCGCACCCATCGGTGCCAAAGCAGGAGAATTAACAATATCCTTTGCAGAACGAATCGGTCTCCTTCCGGGAACTGCCGTTGCCGTAGGGAATGTAGATGCTCATGTTGCAGTACCTGCGGTCGGGATCACGGAACCTGGTAAGTTGTTGATGGTAATGGGAACGTCTACTTGTCATATCCTGCTTGGTGAAGAGGAACAGGTCGTACCCGGTATGTGCGGTATCGTCGAAGACGGAGTCCTACCGGGGTTAATGGGATATGAAGCTGGTCAGTCCTGTGTCGGAGATCATTTCGAATGGTTCATTGAAAACTGTGTACCAAGTGATTATTTGCAAGAAGCAAACATTCAAGGAGTTAGTGCGCACCAATTATTGACCGATAAGGCAACGATGCAACGCGTCGGCGAACATGGATTGATCGCTCTTGATTGGTGGAACGGAAATCGTTCTACACTGGTAGATACGAATCTGACGGGCGTACTTCTAGGTGCAACATTACTGACGAAACCAGAAGATATCTACCGCGCATTGATCGAAGCGACTGCTTATGGCACGCGAACGATTGTCGAAGCATTTCGAACAAGTGGTGTTCCCGTCCATGAAGTATACGCTGCAGGAGGAATTGCGGAGAAAAATGCCTTGATGATGCAGATTTATGCCGACGTCCTAAACATGGAGATCAAGATTTCAGCCTCTTCTCAAACTCCAGCTTTAGGATCTGCTATGTTCGGTGCCGTAGCCGCAGGAGCAGAACGAGGTGGTTATGCCACCATCACTGAAGCAGCGACGAAGATGGGACGTGTAAAAGAAAAAACATATCTTCCGATTCCAGAAAACGTTGAAGTGTATGAGGCGCTGTTTGCTGAATACACGAAGCTATACGATTATTTCGGTCGTGGAGAAAATGATGTGATGAAGCGATTAAAGAAAATTAAGGCGGAAGCGTCACGTCAGAAAGGGGAACCAGTATGGTGA
- the araD gene encoding L-ribulose-5-phosphate 4-epimerase: MVSRQLKEEVLEANLALPKHDLVTFTWGNVSGIDRNAGLVVIKPSGVPYDALAIEDLVVVDLEGNVVEGNLRPSSDTPTHLALYRALPEIGGIVHTHSPWATSWAQAKRAIPAFGTTHADYFYGEIPCTRELSDEEIETAYELETGNVIIETLNELHLEPVAVPGVLVANHAPFCWGKDADEAVHNAVVLEEVAKMGIHALNLNPGLAPIKQSILDKHYLRKHGENAYYGQK; encoded by the coding sequence ATGGTGAGTCGTCAATTAAAAGAAGAAGTGCTTGAAGCGAACCTAGCATTACCGAAGCATGACTTGGTCACCTTTACGTGGGGGAATGTTAGTGGGATTGATCGAAATGCGGGTTTGGTCGTCATCAAACCGAGCGGTGTCCCGTATGATGCTTTGGCGATAGAGGATTTGGTCGTAGTCGATTTAGAAGGCAACGTCGTCGAGGGCAATCTTCGTCCATCTTCTGATACGCCAACACATTTGGCTTTGTATCGGGCTCTGCCTGAGATAGGAGGCATTGTCCATACGCATTCCCCTTGGGCGACGAGCTGGGCGCAAGCAAAGCGAGCGATTCCTGCCTTTGGGACGACACATGCCGACTACTTTTACGGAGAAATTCCGTGTACACGTGAATTATCTGATGAAGAGATCGAGACGGCGTACGAGCTGGAAACCGGAAACGTCATCATTGAGACGCTGAACGAACTGCATTTAGAACCTGTTGCCGTACCCGGTGTACTGGTCGCAAATCATGCACCTTTTTGTTGGGGCAAGGATGCGGATGAAGCCGTACACAATGCAGTCGTACTTGAGGAAGTAGCCAAGATGGGTATTCATGCCTTGAATCTGAATCCAGGATTAGCACCCATCAAACAAAGCATCTTAGATAAACACTACTTGCGCAAACATGGAGAAAACGCCTACTACGGTCAGAAATGA